The genome window CCAACGCTCGGGGTTAATTATGCTTTTATAAGCTACAAAAGCTTTAGCCTTAATACCAATTTTCCCCTTAATAATTAGTATATTTTTTTTCTTTTCAACAAGTCTTTTAATTTGAATATTAGCTTTGCTACCAGCTACACTTTGCACATTATTTCGGATTTCTAAAAATGGAGACTTATAGGGGTCAATAATAATGTTCGCTTTTTTTCCAATGGTCGATGCCCTTACCTTAACAGTAACACTATTCCAATTAAAAGAACTTGGTGCAATTAATGCCTCATAAGCTCTATCTCCCTTAGGAGGTTTATTGGCATTTTGAATTTTCGATTTAAATGATTTTTTAAAGATAACAAGGTCGCCCTTAATTACAGAAATATTAGAGTGAGAAAAAACTCTAACTAAATTCCACATGGATTCAGAAACAAAAACAGGGTCTCCTCCCCCATTAAAATAAAGACTTCCGTTTAGTTGCTTGTTTTTAATTTTACTTTGCTTTTTTACCAACAAAGAACTGGTAAATTTTTTTTTAATTCCCCACTCCTCCACTGCAGCCAAAGCAATAACTATTTTATTTAAAGAGGCTGGAACAAAATAAGTATTTCCGTTATGACTTAACTTAAAGCCTTTAATGGGGTTGTGTGCCTTGATAGAAAAAGATAACTGAGCAGGATTAATTTTATTTTTCTTTATAAATTTTTTAATTTTTTGATTTAAACTGTTTTTACTCCAATAAAAACCAGGATTTGGTAAATTAATAAATTCTGCGCGAGCTATAATAGTGCTGAATAAAAAAAATAAAATTAAAGTGGTACGGATAGGGAGACTTGAACTCCCATGGTGTTGCCACCGGTGGATTTTGAATCCACTACGTCTACCAATTCCGCCATATCCGCACATTATAATTTTATTAAATTTTTATTAGTATAAATGTTTAAATTTTTACTATAGTTTTGAAACCAAGATTGCATAGCCACCTGTTGCCTTTGACGAGCAAACCACTGACTTATAATACCAAAAGAAGCTTTGTTTTTTGCTTTGGCTTTTTTTACCGCTTTTACATAAATTAAATAATACGCTCCTTTGTGAAAAGCTAGTGTATTTACAAATTGTCCCGGTTTTGTTTTTAAAATATTTGTATAAACCATTTTATTTTGCCCCAATATAGGTAAATAAGAGCTTTGCAAAGAAACCTTGGCAGATTTCACAGGCTTTAGTTTATTCTTTTTTTTCCAGCTATTAATACTAGCAACCTTGGTTGTAGTTAATAATTGTTTTATTTTTTTAATTTTTTTATCAAAAGCTTTTTTTAAAGCTTTTTTGTTTTTACTAGGCTTTTTTAGTTCAAAAAAATCTAAGTGAACTTCGGCATTTAATACAGAATTTTTTAATTTTTCCTCTAGGTCTACCATTTGAGTAGCTTGCTCTATCCATCCAACAAAGTCTTGATAAACAATGGATTTTTCTATTTGTGACTCAAAGCTGTCTGGAGTTTGCCCAATCGACTTTAGCAAAGACTCATAACGCGTACGCCTAAACTGACCATTCTCTGAAAAAGCCGGTGTAGAAACCACTTGGTCAATAATGGCCTCAGAAGCAATATAAAACCTCGAATTTGCTAAAGAGACATAAATCACATTTAGCTGTAACAACTCATTTAATAGCTGTTGTTTTAGGCGTGCCTCTAATAATCTCCGTTCCTTAGCCGTTTTGCCTCTAGGCGCTGACTGTCTTCTACTAGCTGAACGAACCATCTTATCAAAACTAAGCGTACTGATCACTTCATTATTAACCGACAAAGCCACTCCTCGCCCACGATCTCCTCCAAAAAAGGAAGGCGTTAAGCCAAAAAAGGCAAAGGCTAAAACAATAATACCAGAAATAAGCATAAAAATAATTTTTTTCATAAAGGCACCCTCAAGGATTACTTGAATTTTTACTAACCTTTGGTATTTTAAACAATAAGCGCTTTATAATGCAAGAACTTTCAAAGTAAAACTCATATATATTTAAAGAAATCTATGCCTTCTATTGTTAAAAGTAAAATCACCCTATTTAGCTTAGTCTTAATCGTAGGGCTTAGCCTGTATAATTACCAAAAACACTTTCAATCCCTACTAAACAACACGACATATCATTTTAGCAACGCTTCTGCTATTTTGCCTAGTATCTTATACCAAGCCCCAATAGGAATATATGAGGCCATTAAAAAATACACTTTGCTATTATCTATCAAAGAAAATAATAAAAAACTAATTATAGAAAATCAAAAATTAGTTATTCGATTACAAAATAAATTAGAGCTACAAAAAGAAAATCAACGCTTAAAAGCTTTGTTAAATTTAAAAATTATAAAAGAATCTAAATTAATAGTGGCCAAAGTAATTAGTGTTGATATTTTTGATCACTTTTTATCCATTACTGTCAGCAAAGGGTCGGCAGACGGCGTAGAAAAACTGCAAGGAGCCTTAAGCCCCGAAGGGGTTGTGGGAATGGTAAGAAATGTTTACAAACACACCTCACAAATTATTTTATTACTGTCTAATCAAATATCTATAGATAGTATTAATCAAAGATCTAGAGTGCGCACTTTAATTACAGGATATAAAAACGGTTTTTATACATTTATTGACCCTCAAGAAAACCTATTATCTTCTAAAGAAATTCAAGAAGGAGATTTATTTATTAGTTCGGGCTTGCAAAAAAACTTTCCTGAAGGCTTGCCTATTGGAAGAATTTTTAAAATTACAAAAGCCCCGTTAAATAAACAACTCCAAGTACTTATAAAACCCGCTGTCTCTTTTAATACTTTAGAAGAAGTATTTATTGTAAAAAAACCTTAATATGTATTACTTAAAAGCCTACCTTTCTATTGGCCTTGTTTTATACGCATGCCTTAGCTTGCAAGTGACTTTATGGTTTTATCTTTTTCCCTTTGCCCCCTCCCCTCAAATATGGATTAGTTTTATAGTATACGCAGCACTTTATACTAACAAAACCACGGTAACTATTGTGTCTTTGTTTGCTAGCCTTTTATTATCCTCTTATACTCTTTTTAAAGGCTTTCCTCTTTTTTTTAGCCTGTGCAGTTGTGGATATATTATTTTTTATATTAAAGAAACTCTTTTTACCTCTAGTATAAAAACATTTTTTGTATTTTCTTTGTTAAGCTTTATTGCCATACAAATGCTTTACTCTACTTACACGGGAAAAAGCTTTAGCGCTAGCATTCAAAAAAGCTTTACGGTGTTTAATATCTATAGCAGTTTACTTACTGCTGTTATTAGCTTGTTGTTTTTTTATTTCTTTCGCAAAAAAAAAATATTTTCAAAAATTTCTAACCCCTCCACCCCCTCTAGTAAACATATAGGTTGGGTATAAAAATGACTGCTAATATAAAGGATTGGATTTATAAATATAAAAATTTTTCTCTTTATTTAAAAATAGGTTTACTACTTTTAACTGCAAGGCTTTTTTATTTACAAATTATAAAAGGCTCTGACTTTAAATTTTTTTCTGACTCTAATTATATTAAAGTTCAAAGTATTGCTCCAACAAGAGGCTTGCTACTAGATAGAAATCGAAAAATACTGGTTAAAAATTTATCGGCTTATCAAGTCGAGCTTAGCTCTTTTAATAAAAATAATAATAAAGAAAGTTTAAAAGCACTTAGTGCAATTATAAACATTCCTGTACAAAAAATTAAAAAAGCAATTATCTCTTATAAAAAAAATCAATCTAGATATCAAAACATACCCATAAAAGATCATCTGAATTTAACAGAAATTTATAATATTCAAAAATTA of Pseudobdellovibrionaceae bacterium contains these proteins:
- the dacB gene encoding D-alanyl-D-alanine carboxypeptidase/D-alanyl-D-alanine-endopeptidase — protein: MHRWQHHGSSSLPIRTTLILFFLFSTIIARAEFINLPNPGFYWSKNSLNQKIKKFIKKNKINPAQLSFSIKAHNPIKGFKLSHNGNTYFVPASLNKIVIALAAVEEWGIKKKFTSSLLVKKQSKIKNKQLNGSLYFNGGGDPVFVSESMWNLVRVFSHSNISVIKGDLVIFKKSFKSKIQNANKPPKGDRAYEALIAPSSFNWNSVTVKVRASTIGKKANIIIDPYKSPFLEIRNNVQSVAGSKANIQIKRLVEKKKNILIIKGKIGIKAKAFVAYKSIINPERWLGSYLRVFLKKRGIVVKGKVKIKNFNTIDLWEYKKLAEIKSKPLPLIIADMLKFSNNYIADMLSSQFYNYNLRIKDIFQKIGKPKQSAYFFNPSGLSRKNQLKANTILSLLKYIKNHTYAPELLSAFSIAGIDGTLKSYNFSQSNQVIRGKTGLLNSVVTFAGFVQAGKKEQLLVVWMFNGKAKDTLKALNWRRKFLQLLVTK
- the mreC gene encoding rod shape-determining protein MreC, whose protein sequence is MPSIVKSKITLFSLVLIVGLSLYNYQKHFQSLLNNTTYHFSNASAILPSILYQAPIGIYEAIKKYTLLLSIKENNKKLIIENQKLVIRLQNKLELQKENQRLKALLNLKIIKESKLIVAKVISVDIFDHFLSITVSKGSADGVEKLQGALSPEGVVGMVRNVYKHTSQIILLLSNQISIDSINQRSRVRTLITGYKNGFYTFIDPQENLLSSKEIQEGDLFISSGLQKNFPEGLPIGRIFKITKAPLNKQLQVLIKPAVSFNTLEEVFIVKKP